One window of Pleurodeles waltl isolate 20211129_DDA chromosome 3_1, aPleWal1.hap1.20221129, whole genome shotgun sequence genomic DNA carries:
- the FIBIN gene encoding fin bud initiation factor homolog, producing MLGAVVLWTGVLCHLCHGYYTGPLLPEMSNGSFHHYFVPDGNYEENDDPEKCQMLFKVSDHRKCPAGEGQGLSLKDEFTIIKRQVEDAERVLQSLGKSISYDLDGEESYGIYLRRESSQITEAFSNSDKSLTELEEKFKQNQDNESRQERSLNDDFVDMMIHTRALLKETLDISIGLRDKYDLLSLTIRSHGTRLSRLKNEYLKV from the coding sequence ATGCTAGGGGCGGTTGTGCTGTGGACTGGAGTGCTGTGCCACCTGTGCCATGGATATTACACGGGCCCCCTCCTGCCAGAGATGTCCAATGGTAGCTTCCATCACTACTTCGTCCCGGATGGGAACTACGAGGAGAATGatgacccggagaagtgccagatgctCTTCAAAGTTTCGGATCACCGGAAGTGTCCTGCGGGGGAGGGCCAGGGGCTCTCCCTGAAGGACGAGTTCACCATCATCAAGAGGCAAGTGGAGGACGCCGAGAGGGTGCTGCAGAGCCTAGGTAAGAGCATCTCCTACGACCTGGATGGAGAAGAGAGCTACGGGATCTACCTGCGCCGGGAGTCCAGCCAGATCACGGAGGCGTTCTCCAACTCGGACAAGTCTCTGACCGAGCTGGAGGAGAAGTTCAAGCAGAACCAGGACAACGAGAGCAGGCAGGAGCGGAGCCTTAACGACGACTTTGTAGACATGATGATCCATACCCGGGCTCTCCTGAAGGAAACCCTGGACATTTCAATCGGCCTGCGAGACAAATATGACCTCCTGTCCTTGACCATCCGGAGCCACGGGACCAGGCTCAGCCGGCTCAAAAATGAATATTTAAAGGTGTAG